A window of Aricia agestis chromosome 10, ilAriAges1.1, whole genome shotgun sequence genomic DNA:
GTGTCGCACCGTGCACGCCGTATTGCAGACTCTAATATGTGGGGTCCAAATGTTAGTCCGCGTCCTAATGACGATCCTTCTCATGATAGAAAACCTTATACGCATGGTTCTACAGACTTTATACAATTTCATATCCTTTATGCTTCAACTATTGTCCCTGATCCCAATCTGTGTGGTGTTTCTTGTATCCGCTCGACTCAAGTGTTTTATGTGCGGAGGCGGAGGCGGGTGCCAGCCGGGCAGAGGAGGCGCCTGCGACTGTATTATGTCATTGGTTGCGATCGTCATCCTGTTCTTCATATTCAAATCCACTGGAGTCATGGACAAAATTTTCTACAGCATGGGCTACGCGAAAGCTGCTTACGAAGCCGAGCCGTATGTCCCCACTCCCGGCGACATCACGGAATGCTCTCGAAATGACACCGACCAAGACATTGAATACCTTGTAAGGACTGAAACGTATATCGCAACTTTCGAAACAAGCGCTGCTGCCTATTTGGATGCGCTCGTTGAAGATTACACTCAAATGCTTGTGACAACAAAGAAAAAATCTATTGTTCCTAACGAACCGGAGGAAACAGAATACTTCCCTTTGACTACTAAAGAGAATGTAATTTTTACTTCGCCGATGGTTGATGTTTTCACTCCACTTACTAAAGCCGCGACTGaag
This region includes:
- the LOC121731044 gene encoding uncharacterized protein LOC121731044, whose protein sequence is MCRTVHAVLQTLICGVQMLVRVLMTILLMIENLIRMVLQTLYNFISFMLQLLSLIPICVVFLVSARLKCFMCGGGGGCQPGRGGACDCIMSLVAIVILFFIFKSTGVMDKIFYSMGYAKAAYEAEPYVPTPGDITECSRNDTDQDIEYLVRTETYIATFETSAAAYLDALVEDYTQMLVTTKKKSIVPNEPEETEYFPLTTKENVIFTSPMVDVFTPLTKAATEAIINYALTKEGDEMGDIVATEATDQTTTTESNTIKAVNTIPTEAIKIVITTTTEAVEMTAEEAIGTETQVTNEIISDIKTTGAIYTEAPEATEIINDEITSTSTSEAAQISSVFVDEIQTGISPTRVADHEVATQVDEKEETGTTNEVVDSETALFTKEALDIEITDTPFDTPTEAPDMSMSDTPNLEGMTETTLESSTVPEIVP